The nucleotide sequence GCGCGCCGCTCGGCCGGTGTCAGCCGCCTGCCCCGAGCCGACCGACGACGCCGCCCAGGATCCACGCGACCGTCCACGCGATCATCGTGATCTTCGCGGGGGGCATGAGCTTCTCTCCCTTGGCCGCGGCCTCCGCGTCCAGCTTGCCCGAGTTCGCCCAGCCCCAGTAGAAGCCGAGCGGGCCGCAGAGGCTGAGGAGCCCCCACATCACGCCTGCGTTCTTGAACGCACGAATAATCGTGATGACCCAGGCGACGAGGCCGACGAGCGAAATGAGTCCAGCGAGTGCTTGCATCGTGATCCCTCCGTGACGCGGGCAAGACGCCCGCGCCGAAACGGTACCCCACGCGAGGCGCGGCCCCCTCACTTTTCCCAAACTGGGCGCGCGCGCGACACATGACGCGACCCGACCACGCCCCGTCGGCCGCACAGTGATCTCGCTCGAAGATCACGCCCGCCCAGCGAGCTAGCGCTCGACGAGGAACAGCGTGTTCCCGTCGGGATCGCTGAACGTCGTCGCGGCCGCGCCCAGGTGCGCCTCGCTGCGGAGCGCGAGGCCGCGGTTCTCGAGGAGCGCGGCCGAGCGCTCGACGCTCGCGACCGAGAGCCCCAACGTCGCGCGCGGACGCGCGGGCGGCGCGGGCGTGAGCGCCACGAGGAAGCCGCCCCCCAGGTCGAGCGTCGCGGACTCGGGGGGGGCCGGGGCCCGGCGGGCCCGGGGGGGCGCGGGGGGGGACCCGCGGCGCCCCCCCGGGGGGGGGGGGGGGGCCCCCCGGGGCGCCGCCGGGGGGCCCCCGGCCCCCGGGGGGGGCGGGGGGGGGGGCCCCCCCCCGGCGGCCCCCCCCCCGGGGGGGGGCCCCCCCCGGGGGGGGCGCCCGCCCCGCCCGGGGGGGGCGGGGGGGGCCCCCCGGGGGGGGGCGGCCGGGGGGGGGGGGGGGGGGGGGGGGGGGGGGGGGGGGGGGGGGGGGCCGCGGGCCCTGGGCCGGGGGGGGCCGGGCGGCCCCGCGGGGGGGGGCGGGGGGGGGGGCGGGGGGGGGCCCGGGCCCCCCCCGGGCCGGGGGGGGGGGCCCCCGGGGCCTCCCGGGGGGGGGGGGCGCCGCGGGGCCCCGCGGGGGGGGGGGGGGCGGGGGGGGGGGGGGGGGGGGGGGGGGGGGGGGGGGGGGGGGGGGGGGGGGGGGGGGGGGGGCCCCCCCCCGGGGGGGGGGGCCCCCGCGGGGGGGGGGGGGGGGGGGGGGGGGGGGGGGGGGGGGGGGGGGGGGGGGGGGGGGGGGGGGGGGGGGGGGGGGGGGGGGGGGGGGCCCCCCGCGCGGGGGGGGGGGGGGGGGGGGGGGGGGGGGGGGGGGGGGGGCCGGGGGGGGGGGGGGGGGGGGGGGGGGGGGGCGGGGGGGGCGGGCCCGCCGCGCGGGGGGGGGGGCCGCCCCGGGGGGGGGGGGGCGGGGGGGGGGGGGCCCCCGCGGGGGGGGGGGGCGGCGCCGGGGGGGGGGGGGGGGGGGGGGGGGGGGCCCGGGGGGGGGGGGGGGGGCGGGGGGGGGCCCCCCCCCCCGCCCCCCCCGGGGGGGGGGGGGGGGGGCCGGGGGGGGGGGGGGCGGGGGCGGGGGGGGGGGGGGGGGGGCGGCGGCGGGGCGGGGCGGGGGCCGGGGGGGGGGGGGGGGGGGGGGGGGGGGGGGGGGGGGGGGGGGGGGGGGGGGGGGGTTTTGGGGGGGGGGGGGGGGGGGGGGGGGGGGGGGGGGGGGGGGGGGGGGGGGGGGGGGGGGGGGGGGGGGGGGGGGGGGGGGGGGGGGGGGGGGGGGGGGGGGGGGGGGGGGGGGGGGGGGGGGGGGGGGGGGGGGGGGGGGGGGGGGGGGGCCCCGGCCCCCCCCCGAGCGCCCCTCCACGGGCTGGGGGGGGGGGGGGCGTCGGGCGTGGTTGTGCCCCTTGCGCCGAGCTTCCTCAGCGTCTCCAGGGCGTCCGTCGCGCTCCGCCTCGGTCGAAAGCCGAGGCCCGACGAAAGTCCGCCTCGAAGATGGGCTCCAGCACCAGCTTCGCCGCCATCCTACCCGGGGTCCCGACCGTCGGGATCCGGCCACCTCCGGGAGCTCTCCACGCCCTGCTCTTCGAGGCGCGATCGTCAGGCATCGACGCCCGCGGCCCCCTTTGTTCTGTCTCCCCGCTTCCATGCTTCCGCGAGGACGTCCCGCGATGCGGTCGACAGCGCATGGAAGGGCGCTCCGGTTGCGCTTGGCTGAGGGCTGCAGTTGTCCTCGGAGGGCCGCGCCCTCGGGGGGGGGGAACCGGTCTCGCGCCAGCCCTCGCGCTTACCTGCTCTGCCGACACGACCACCCCAGGGACCTTTCCTCCCCCCGCCGTTGTTCTGCGCGGCGTTCGTTCCGCGGCTCGCGCCCCGGTCTTCGGTACAGGTGGACACCCGCTGCGCAGACGTTCCATCTTCGAAGGCCTGCTCTGGCCTGGCGCAGAGGGTCTCCGAGTTCCGCACCTCTCCGCGGGCGCCCCTTCCCGGGCCGACGACGCGCTTGACACGCCGTCGATGTTGCCCTCGCCGCGCGGGGCCGGCTCCCGGATTGTTTCCCGACGAGGCTGCAGGCTTCCTCCTTGCGCCGCGTGCTTGCTCGGTCCGTGGACCCTTCGAGCCCCGCTCGGCGAAGATCTCTCCCGCTCGGCTCCCCCGCCCGGGCCTGCAGGGGGCGGCGGGGCGGACGGGAGGGGACTTGCCCCGCTGGCGAGTGCGCGAGCCGCGCCGCGCTTCGCGGCTCGGTCCGATCTTCTTCACGGCGCACCATGGGCAGAGGCTTAGTACCTCGGCCCCCTGACCTCAACCGAGTTCGCGAGGAAGCGAGCGATGGCCGGGGCGACGAGGCCGTCGTTCGCGGGCATCGGGCCCGGGCTGCAACGGCTACGGCGCCAGGACGGCCGCGGCGCGCGGGCCGAGGGTGAGCGTCACCTGCCGACCGGCGACCGTGATGTCGCCGCCACCGAGGCGATCGCGGAGCCTCTGGCCGCTCGCGAGCGGCAGCGTCGTCGGCAGCGTCACCGTCGCGGTGCGCCCCGCGGGGTTCGACGTGAGCGCCACGAGCGCGGCCTCGCCGGCCGCGGTGACCCGCGCGTACACGAGCAGGTCCTCCTCGGCGAGCACTGTGCGGTAGTCGCCGCGGCGGAGCGCGGGCAGCTCGGCCCGAGCCCGGCCGAGCGCCCGGGTGAGGTCGAGGGTCTTCTGCTCCTCGGCCGAGAGCGCGCCGGCGCCGCGCCACATGCCGCGGTTGTTCGGGTCGGCGCCGCCGAAGTCGCCGTACTCGTCGCCATAGTAGAGCAGCGGCGCGCCGGGCTGCGTGAGGAGCCACGCCATCGCCAGCCTATGCCGGGCGAAGGGCTCGGCGTCCACTGGGGGGCCCGCGGGGTTCGACCACTTGTTCCCGGGTACGCCGCGGTCGGCGCTCGCGTTCTGCCCGCGGTAGCTCGCGAGGGTGACGAAGCGCGCGGTGTCGTGACTGCCGATGTAGGGCGTCATGACCGCGCCCGCGGTGTACTGCTCGAGGCTCGCGCGAGACCAGTAGTCGGCGTGGATGAGGCCCTTGTCGCCGTACGCGAACGAGCGATAGGGCACCGCGTGATAGAGCACGAAGTCGAACTGGCCGTCGAGCGCCAGCGGCCCCATGTAGCGGTTGATCGTGGAGTACTCGCTCTGGTTGCACGCGAGGCCACAGTCGTTCCACCCCATGGCCGTCTCGCCGGTGAGGAACACGCGGCGCCCCGACGCCTCGAGCTCGCGGTGGATCTTCTCGCGCAGCGCCATCGCGGAGGCGTCCTCGACGTGCTTCACCGCGTCGACGCGGAGGCCGTCGAGATCGAACGAATCGAGCCAAAACACCGCGTCATCGGCGAACTGCTCCGCGACCTTGGGCACCTGCCAGTTCACGTCGGGCAGGTAGTCGGCGAAGAGGCAGTCGAGGCGGCGCCCGGTCCAGTCGCAGCCGCCGGTGCCGCACACGCAGCCCGTGCGGAACCAGTCGGGGTGCTGGGTAAAATACTCGTGCTCGCGGTGGATGTGATTGACCACGAAGTCCTGCAGCACGCGAATTCCGTGGGCGTGGGCCGACTCCACCATCGCCTCCAGCGCAGCCCTCCCGCCGATCCGAGGGTCGACCTCGCGGGCCTTCGTAGGCCAGTATCCGTGATACCCCATCACGTTCGCCACGCCGCCGTCGGCCGGGTACGATCCGGCCGGGTTCGTGTGAAAGGGCGAGAGCCACAGCGCGCGCACGCCGAGCTTGTCGAGGGTGCCATCGTCGATGCGCGCCTTGAGCCCCTGCAGATCGCCGCCCTTGAAGTCGGCGCGGGCGTCGACGCCGGGTGTGCGCGCGGGGTCGTTCGCTCGGTCGCCGTTCTCGAACCGGTCGATCATGGCCATATAAATGAGGGCGTCCTTCCACTCGAACGCTTGCGCCTCCACCCAGAACACGAGGCGGAGCGGCCGGGTCTCGGCGCCCGACCTGTCCTTCGCCGTGAGCACGACCGTGTATTTCCCGTCGTCGAG is from Myxococcales bacterium and encodes:
- a CDS encoding glycosyl hydrolase; this encodes MRIAGLSSLLGAFVVAAACSSTPPADPATDGGALPDGAIPPVRVDGALPDADADAAPPVAPPGPEVACETAFRYVPPAGRVVRQVALAGEWNAFAKPGTPMVGPDAEGAYTARVKLDASLGPVVGYKLLLDGEYELDPKAELRKYVSGIENSGVRAADCKVPTLTLARPIVVARPEAKKGTFAAEAVFTRPAGGAGLDPASVVAEVRAGRSVKKVPATVDAATRSVKVDLSGLDDGKYTVVLTAKDRSGAETRPLRLVFWVEAQAFEWKDALIYMAMIDRFENGDRANDPARTPGVDARADFKGGDLQGLKARIDDGTLDKLGVRALWLSPFHTNPAGSYPADGGVANVMGYHGYWPTKAREVDPRIGGRAALEAMVESAHAHGIRVLQDFVVNHIHREHEYFTQHPDWFRTGCVCGTGGCDWTGRRLDCLFADYLPDVNWQVPKVAEQFADDAVFWLDSFDLDGLRVDAVKHVEDASAMALREKIHRELEASGRRVFLTGETAMGWNDCGLACNQSEYSTINRYMGPLALDGQFDFVLYHAVPYRSFAYGDKGLIHADYWSRASLEQYTAGAVMTPYIGSHDTARFVTLASYRGQNASADRGVPGNKWSNPAGPPVDAEPFARHRLAMAWLLTQPGAPLLYYGDEYGDFGGADPNNRGMWRGAGALSAEEQKTLDLTRALGRARAELPALRRGDYRTVLAEEDLLVYARVTAAGEAALVALTSNPAGRTATVTLPTTLPLASGQRLRDRLGGGDITVAGRQVTLTLGPRAAAVLAP